In the Vicia villosa cultivar HV-30 ecotype Madison, WI unplaced genomic scaffold, Vvil1.0 ctg.002121F_1_1, whole genome shotgun sequence genome, GATGATGGTCCGAGAGAGAGAGTGTGGAGAAGAAGAAGGGTGGAGATGAGATGTGATCAATAGGGGAGTGAAAGAATGATGGAGAAAGTGAGATGAAGAAGATTCAGATTGAAGATTACGGTGAAGATGAGAAGGAATCGAGAGAATGGTGGAAGTGAAGGGATTGAAGATTGTGAAAGTGATGAATGAAGAATTTTGTGTGAAGAATGAATAGAGAGAGAGAgcttgaagaatgaagaagacCTCTGTTATATAGAGATGGAGAAGATCGGTTTTTTTTGAAGGTTAGTAGAAGTTAGTTAGGTTTTTTGTAACTGAATTTGGTTGATTCTGTTATATTGGTTAGGAAGAGCTGGCAGTAGTTATATTGGTTAGAGATTGCAATTCTGTTAGGAGTGAAGTTTAGTAGTTATAGGTTGTTAGGGATAGGTTGATGAATGGTTTGACAGTTGGTTATTTTCTGTTGAGAATTGGTTAAGAAGTTGTTACATTCAGTCAGGGATTGGTTAAAAGGGGTTGTGAAATTTTGTTTGGTGTTGGGTTAAGGGTGGTTGAATGGCAGTTATGTTAGGTTGTTAGTAACTGTTATTTCTGTTAGTAAGGAATGTTATGAAGCTGTTTGAGTTTTGTTGTGGTAGGTATGATGGGTCTGAGCCGTTTTTTGAATTGTATATACAGGCTGCAGTATGTTTCCCAATGTGGCACACCGCAAGAGGTTGGATGTGATCGGTGGGATAAAATGAGCTAAATGACGTATTGCCGATACAACAAGGGCAGCTTCTGTGGAACATGGCTTGGATATTTGTGTGTGAATCGGCGGCAAGGCTTTGTTATCTGAGATGTTTTGATTGCTGTATGTATTTTTTGAATCTGAACCGAATTGACTTGTTGCAAGTTCTAATTTTTCGTCTTGTTGAAGATTCTCCTTTAGAATGCTAAATGAACTGTGAAATGTTTGTCTTGCAGCAGGTGATCAAATCGACTATGCGGCATGGTTTGGAACCGATTTAGGCATTTGAAGATGGATGTCTGCTTGAATTTCTGTTGACAGTTAGAGTCAAAAGCTGTTAGTCTTTTTTTTGGTTTAGTACTGGTGTATATGCAGGTTTGAATTAAATGGCTGGACAGTGTTTAGGCAGCTTGAAATGGGTGCAGGGCTGTTATGGTTTTTCTTGTTTGAACTGTGGTTctgagatgatgatgatgtatgttcTGATTTGGTTTTCTTTGATTTGTATGCAAGGCTGCAAGTGAGGCTTTCTCATGACTTAACTTAAATTTGTAGGTTTTGAGAAATATAGCATGAAGATTGGAGAGAGAACTTGTAAGCATTATGCAAGGCAAAACAAATTTGAAGCAAGGTCTATCAAAGTGAAAGCAAATGAAGCAGCTTGGAAGAAATGGAGAAAGAGAAGGATAGGTTTTAGGAAGTGTTGTATATTTTTCGGTGTAATTTTTCTTTGTACTTTTTGACGTGAATGTCTTGGTGTAATGACTCACAATTGGTTTTTTTGTGTAATGGATGAACTTTGAATGTTGATAGCATTTGAGTGTATTTAAATTTTGGATGAATGtgaaaaaatgttaaattaatGTAGAGATGAGTTTGACTTCTTTGCTTGAGACCTTTGCACTTAAAACCTTTTATGTCGATTGAACGCCTTAGGAAACTTGAATGAATACCTTGCCATAATCTTCAATTTCCAATGAAAACCTCTGCTTTAATGTTGTGACCCTAATAGCCTTAACATGAAACCTTGACTGAATCCTCAACTGATGAACACCACTAATCTTCAGCAAGGAACCACAATCCTTTAAGGTCCATGACCCCCATATGCCTAGGGAAATAAACCTTAGGTCAAGAAATCCATATAAATATGAATTATATGATCAAGTATCTTTCAAAGGACCAGCCAATCATGATCTTGATCCCATTCTTTTTATTGGTTAATGATgtatgatgtgttagatgacctaatggagagatgcagatgaatgcaaaagtctaagccagttagaaattaaagggtaggacaaatttggggtatgatacCTGCCAACCGATTTCTCATCTTGGATAAAAGCGGTTCCCAAGTCTTAGCTTTTCTCGGATTAAACCCCACCGGGATCCCTAGAAAGTAAAAGTTACTATCTTCAATCTTGCACGAAAGAACAATTGAAGCCGCTTCCAAAAACCCACTATTTATGTTAATCCCAATTAACTTGCTTTTGTGGTAATTTATGCATAAACCCGAAACCAACTCAAACGCCTTAAGCGCCGCTTTAATCGCCCAAACATGTTTCCAATTCCCTTTCCCGACCaataaagtgtcatccgcaaattgaaggatatcAACCGCACAACTCCGATTAATTGAGAAAAAATCAAATTCGCCCACCTCTATAGACTTCCTTACCAACCCCGTGAGCCCTTCCGCCACCAACACAAAGAGAAAAGGCGAAAGAGGATCACCTTGCCTCAACCACTTACCAACTTCAAAATCTTCCGTCGGACTCCCATTCACAAGAATCAACATGTGACTTTTGAAAACCAACTTTTCCATCCAACCTCTCCATTTGGCTCCAAATCCCATCTTCCTAAACATATATCTCAAAAAATTCCAATTCACTTTGTCATAAGCTTTTTCGAAGtccactttgaaaagaagacaatcCTTACCTTCTTTCCTCGCAAAGTCGACCACCTCATTCGCCACCACTACTCCTTCTAACATTTGTCTTCCCGGCACAAAAGCACTTTGGCACGGGGAAACAATCGTACCAAGAATTCTCTTTAATCTACCCGCCAACAATTTCGTCACCACTTTGTACATGCTCCCCACCAAACAAATGGGTCTATAGTCATCTAAAGATAAACGATTAAGAGATTTAGAGATCAACGAAATAAAGGAAGATGTAACCGCCTTAGAAAGAGAACCGTCTTCATAGAAACTTTTAAAAAAGCGGACAACATCATCCTTTAAGAAAGACCAACACCTTTTGAAGAAAAGGAAAGAATACCCATCCGGTCCTGGACTCTTCGATCCTCCACAACTCCATATTGCTTCCTTTATCTCCTCTTCCAAAAACGGACTTTCAAGCAATGCCGAATCCGATTCAATAATGTTGTTGAAATGGATCCCATCCAACACCAGTCTATATATCTCTTCCTCCTTTAATTTATCTTTAAAATGCCTAAACACTTCCTCCTTTACTTCTCCCACTGATTCTAATATACCCCTCGAAGAAAGAATAGGACCAATGTGGTTAATCCTCCTTCGTTCCTTAATAACCTTGTGAAAAAACCACTATTCGAATCTCCCTCCTTTAACCATTTCAACCTCGATTTTTGAAGAAGCATGTTCTCTTTAATTTGCAAATCCCTCCAAAATCTACAAGAAACATCCCTCCTTTTACCAATCACCTCCTTGATCATATCCTCATTACGCGACTCCAATAACTCATCATACATGTTAATATTCCTCACATCTTCCTCCACTCTCAAATCATACCTCCCAAACACCTCTACATTCCACCACTTTAATTTGACTTTAAGAAGTTTTAActtctctttcaaaacaaaatcccCTCTCCCTTCCACCTCCATattattccattctttttccacaaaggaataaaaggaattcaaagaaaaccattcattattgaatttGAACGGTTTAGGTCCCCAATTAATTTTATCCGCCACCAACCAAATTGGACAATGGTCCGAAATATCTCTCTCTCCAACAAATTGGCCAACCACACCCCATCTATCCATCACCTCCTCCGATATAAGAAAACGGTCAATTCTACTCATAGACTTCCCATCACCACTATACCATGTGTACTTTTTCCCCTTGTACGACATATCCACCAATGAAGAATTGTGAATGAAATCCGCGAAGAGTCTCGATTCATTATGATTAACAACGGCCGCCCTCCCTCTTCTTTCTCTAACATTTTTAATAGCGTTGAAATCCCCTCCGATAATCCACTCCCCGTCCTTGAATATCTCCTTCAATCTCAACAAATTGTCCCACAACAACTTCTTCTTTTCCATATCGCAAGAAGAATAAACATTTATAACATAGTACCTCAAATTCTCCCACCTAACTTTGATACCTAGATACCCTTCTCCTTTAAAGCTATTCACCACCTCCAAATTTTCCCCCTTCCAAAGAGTTAGCAATCCACCCGACACACCATTtgaattagaaaaagaaaaacctaTATCCGAACCATTCCAAAAACTCTTGACAAACGAATCcttgaaatatttaattttagtttcTTGAATTATGAAAATATACGCTTTCCCCTTTGTAATAATAGAGCTCACTCTTCTTCTCTTCAAAGAGCTACCTCCTCCTCTAATATTCATGGCTCCGATTATCATTTCAAACAATTTGATGACTCCTTCCTACCCTCCCTTCTACCCTCACCTCTTTTCTCCGTGTTCTCAATTCTACCTAACAACTTTTTTCCCCTCCGAATCCCCCACCCCTAACGCGACTATAACCGACCAAAGTTTACCCCCCCTCCCCGTCCAAAAAACTCCATTGTCTATTGTTGCACCGTTGGATATCCGATTCCTCTTTATGCTTCCCATATAAGTCCGATCCTTCTATACTGAAGGAACAAATCGAATCCGAATTAGAAGCATACAGCTGCGACACCTCTGCATATTTCCCTTTAGACTTCTTGACTTTTCTACTAATGCTCCGCGTTTTCCCTTTTTTGTACAATTCTGTCATACCCTTTTGCAAGCCAATATGCCTCAAGTTTTTGTATCTAATCTTCTTTGGGACTGTTACACTATCTCCAACTGCCAGCATGTTCGGGACAGCAGGAGAAACACCATCCAGTTCCAATGGCAGAGGCCCTGTATTCACCACTGTAAGACCATGACAATTTTTCACTATCGCATCAAACAAACCCTCCCTGCTGTTTTTACCCTCCTCCACTGTTTTGACCGAATACGTATCCTGAATCTTTTGCACAGAGTCGTCAAAAGAAAGCTGAGTGGAGTCAAACTTCCCTTTTACGAAACAATCATGACCGTCAGAAACAGAAACAGAAATCGAAATAGAACGACTAGCCTCTGTCTCATGCCCCTTCTTCCTATTCCACTCTCCTTCAGAATTAGCCTCACCTTTACTCCTCACATCATGAACTCCCTCCCCCCAGCACACCTTTAACCGCCCCTCCTATGCCACTGGGAGTCAAAAAAGACCTGGTTCTATCCTTAGAGGTTTTAGAATTGGAAACATGATCCGAATTAGAGCACCAATTATCATCACCACTGTCTACACCAATCTCCCCATCTAACATATTGACAGACAAATCGTCTACTGACTTCAAAGATTCAGACACAGAGCTAGAAGAAATACGGGATTTACGGGTACCTGAATTATTGCGCATCGAGCCAATAACATCTTCCTCCAAGGTGAGCACAAAGTTCTTCCCATCTATGTAGACCTCCATCTTTGTATCTAACACATGAGCCAGCTTAACCCTCACCATCAATCTCGCCGTATCATAATTAGATCCTTCAGCCGTAGATTCATCTAGACAAATAAAAGTCCCCAACAAATTTGCTAAAGTCATAAAAAACTCAACATTCCAAGCATGAATTGGAACACCGTATACGCTAACCCATATGACTCTGCCGTCGTCAATGTCGTATTCGTTCCACCTCCTTATAACTTTGAACCATTGCTTCCACCACGTTTCGCTATCTCCGATTAGATCTTCTATAACTCcctcttccacctcttccaacaAACACATACTTCCCTCCATAGGAGTCACTTTAATCTGAAAGTAACCCTCCATTTCAAAGTGAGTCTGAACATTATAGGTTGAGCTAGGTATCGTAACAAACCCCACGTATGCCTTTTCCAATATGTTTATATCTTCGGCTTTTAAAGAATAATTGAGCATTGGCCGAATAGCTACCTCATCACTGCCCCCTTCCCCGTCATTCAACACGTCTGCATAAGATTTTCTGAAGCCTCTAACTTTCCCAGCTATCCCCCCCTCACCCTTCGACTCCGCCTTCTGAGACTGACCTCCCACACCTTGGTTCTGCTTCGGCCTGCTGTTAAACCCTGAATCGACCCGAGGACGCTCGAATCTTGGAAGATTCGCGTGAATTTTTTTCCCCAAAATCATCACATTATCGCAGCGGATAGCTAACAGTCTTCCATCCTCCACTTCCTCAAACCTAACAAAACCAAATTTCCTTCCATAACGATTCTTCCTAGGTGAAATGGCCACCTCCACCACCTTCCCTATACACGCAAACAATTCGAAAAAAACCTTTTTCCGTATACGAGTCTGGAAAACTTGAGAAGTAGATTGAAGTCAGCGATGTAACCCCGTTGCTCGCGATTCCGCCACCCCAAGGGAACACATCCCACCGAGAAGTCGAAGCCCTAAAAGACCTCCTCTTGGCCACCTCCCATTCTCCGCCCGACCGTTGCCAATCGGTAGCCATCGGAGAAAATGCAATTTCAAACCCTACCCCCTTCTAGAGAGAGGACAGAGAAAACATCGAAGAGAGAGAATAAAATAAGATCTACAACTTCGGAAAGAgattatatttttcaattatgatgttttttatattaatttaatttaatttttattacttaTTCGAATTAATTTTCAACcactaacttttattttatattttcaattatttcttaTATTCAatgaattttatgtttttaattatcATGTCTTTATAATcttttaatttacttttttagttatttaatcaAACTAATTTTTCTTCCActaacttttaattttctttttagattATTTCTTATATTCAttgaattttatgattttaactattattaaaaataaatcatcTCTTGATAatatttagttatttttttatttcataatttgttagcatttccctattataataataataataataataaactattatattcccaattttttatttaattttcttggcTTAGTTTTTCTCAATCTCCTAAACGGTATTCCTAGGTTTAAGGCCTTGCAGGAATATAAATAGAGGCATTAGGGTTTCaagattttattattttgaagcACAAAGCTCCATGCGCTTATCGTTTTCTCatgttttttccttcttttcattcCTATGATGATTTGAGCAGATGATGAAAAAAGTGAATAATTGCTTATTGGTTATTCCATGAAGCTTTCATAATCGAGCTTTTTAAAACTGATGCTCAATTCATACAGCCCCTTTCTTCTCCCTCTTGAAAATGTTttcgtataattttttttttcagatcCAATATTTTTGAATAGATTATGCTGTTTTTTATTTCAGATCCAATAATTTTTTATAACCTAACATATTATTATGTGAATTTCATTATATATAATGTTGGTGGTTTGAGATTATGATGATTTGAGCAGATGATGAAACAATTTGATTAATTGCTTATTGGTTATTCCATGAAGCTATCATAATCGAGCTTTTTAAAACTGATGCTCAAACAATTTAGTTTTTTCTCTTCTTGTAAATGTTTTTATGCATCCTCCAAACATTTTTTCGtataaataattatttgtttTCAGATCCAATAATTCTGAATAGATTGTGCTGTTTTTTATTAGCATTCagatatttgatttttttctacAGAAATACAgattgatatttgaaattttattatatatatttgtggTTTGAGACTATGATAATTTGAGCCAATGATGAAATAAAAGGTTAATTACTTATTGGTTTTTCCATGAAGTTATCCTAATCGAGCTTTTTAAAACTGATGCTCAAACCAAATTTTCAATCTACTATTGACAGCTTTGTAAAAAAATGTGTTCGAGTCGTCGTTGAACATGGACATAGACATTTGTGATTATTTTGCAGTGTTATTATCAGTATCGATGTCATGTTTGGGTTGTCTATCCGGTTAATTGTCCTTCATAGATCATCTTAGTTGAtagataataatataattaaaaaacttatataatataataaaatataaaaaagttattataaatataaGTTAAGATAATTAAATTTGATATAGAAAATCAAATATGAGGTTAATtggagattttattttttatagtcaTTTTATATATACAGTTagtttactttttaattatttaagcAAACTAAATTTTGTCTCActaacttttctttttattttttaaaattatttcttgtattcattgaattttatgtttttaattaacatgattttatattcatttaaattaattgttttaattatatagTCAACCGAATTTTtctcccactaatttttattttttaaaaaagtatttCTTAAATTCAATGAATTTTacgtttttaattatttattaaaaactaaaatttaactctttaacttttatttatttatttaattttatatattaaagaaTAATTTTCTAGAATTTCAAAGTGTTAAATAGTATACACCTATTATAAGAAAAAATACATTGAATACACCATTCTCAAGATTTTTTTTGTTGGCATTTCCCAATAAATTAAAATTCCATTTTCCGATTTAATAGGTTGGTATAGTTCTCAATCCCCTAAACGGCGCTAGGGTTTCATCTAATGAATTTTATATTGGTTGTTTCGAAATTCCAAGTGATAGAGTTAAGGACTCTCtcatatataaataaaggcaTTAGGGTTTTATGAGTTTATATATTCAAGCACTAATCTCCATACTCTTTAGCTATTATCCCTTTTTATCTTCTTTCTCTTCATATTTTAAATTTCCTTTTTATCTTCTTTCtcttcatattttaaatttttttaggttGAAACATGTGCTGATTTGAGCAGATGAtgaaaaaatttgattaattGCTTATTGGTTATTCCATGAAGCTATCATAATCGAGCTTTTTAAAACTGATGCTCAAACAATTTAGTTTTTTCTCTTCTTGTAAATGTTTTTATGCATCCTCCAAACATTTTTTCGTATAAAGAATTATTTGTTTTCAGATCCAATAATTCTGAATAGATTATGCTGTTTTTTATTAGCattctgatgtttgattttgtTCAACGGAATTACTAATTTACTATGATAATTTGAGCAGATGATGAAATAAAATGATTAATTGCTTATTGGTTATTCCATGAAGCTATCCTAATCGAGCTTTTTAAAACTGATGCTCAAACCAAATAATCAATCTACACTGACAATTCTGAAAAAAATGTGTTTGAGTTGTTGGATACCGACACAAACATTTGTGATTACACTGATGtgttagtgtcggtgtcatgtttGGGCTGTCTGTCCTTCATATGATTttaaatttcaaatgaaacaatATTGTGGCTGTAGTTGCAATTGCAAAATGCCATTTAATATCATATTTTCATTACCAATATTTCTCAAGATTATGTTCTTTTGTATATACCGAAATCCGATTTAATGAAATTTTGTAACAAGAGCAATTAACAATAAGACTTATATTAATTGTTTCATATGTGTGCACTGTTTGCCaatgaatattataaaaaattgtattattAATGATAAATTAAGACTAATTATCAAATGAATAACGATTAAATTGTTTCTGTCACTTCCATCTAGTAGTGCCACTTCCACTTGCGGCTGGAATGTCTATTTCTTGCAGTTTAAGTCATCTCTAATCTATTTGAGCTTGAACACGACCAATATATTGATTATTATTTACATTAACAATGCAGTTACTTTCAGTTGTTAAGGAATTATATGTCATTGCTTGATTAGTAATTGATTTAGTAGAAATTATTTGTGATTGTTTAAGCTTATGTTTTAAATGAGGAGGaccatatatttattaattttaaactattctatttttattttgtgtgaagttaatttaaatatttgtcTCCTAATATTTTAAACAAGATCCGCCACTGAACACCACCGTACCGGGCATCTCGCCGTCGCGGACAAGTTCTAACTGTATTATAAATCTACTAAAACTTCTGAGTATCCCCTACCTTTATAAGGATACCACGCACATCTGTGTATTTTTTGACAGATACAATTTCAAACACAAGGCCTGAAAATATTATCCATTTCCAcataaaaatgtaatatacataTTATGCAGTCTCTATTTGTGGTTAAATCTATAGTAAAGCATAAGTTTTCAAAATATTACTCTCCAAAACAAATGAATAACTTTAGAAAAGTAGTTAAGGTTTTGTACCCCATCTTGGATCATGCAATACATGCTCCCTCCCAACATCaccaactctctctctctctctctctctctctctctctctctctctctctctctctctctctctctctctctctctctctctctctctctctctctctctctctctctctctctctcattcattcattcattcacccAAGGTAGTCAAACTCGAGATTCTACGCAAGATCGGGTAGGGGTTATAAGATCGTAAATCGGGGGATCGTAACACGGATCGTAAGATCCTACCAAAtttaaaattcatatatattgcatataatataaaaaaaaaaaacttcaaataaCAACAAAGTTACTTTAAAAAACTGAAATTTCATAGGATAATATTCATTGAAACTAATTCAAGACAATTTAAAACAACACAAAACATTCAAAACAGCAGCAAATAACAGTTAAAAACTTCTAAGTTTCAACACCAGAACTTGAAGCCATGTTTGAAAAAAGTTTCTCATagaattgttttttgttttaacgTGAGATTGTGAGAAGAGGATTTGATGTAGTTATGAAAGAATTAAAGAGAGAGAAAGGAGAATTGATGAGAGGATTAAAGAGTAATGAGAGAGGTGGAGTGAATTAGGGGAGGGAGAATCTGTATTTAAGGGGTTTAACGTGTGGAAATATTGAGTAAAGGAaggaaaattaaagaaaatttcttcacccacctcccaaccttcttgcccacctctggtgaatttaccacaataccccttgtttcggaagttcatttccgaaactgtactttttttcttaaaaaaggtgttttcggaaatgcatctccgaaaacgtgttttttttaatataaaatattgatttcggagatgcatctccgaaataaagttactttttcagaaaatgtggtgtttcggaagttcatctccgaacgcaccccccttggggaattcggaaatgaacttccgaaaatatgtctggacagaagaaaatgaaaaacaacaacaattcgctttatttaatcgggtgaagattacaacgataatattacatataattaaagttacatattgttgatcacaagtaggtggggatgagtcaacattttgataacatcgtccgccgatctttgaagtttcgcgtccaactcgatcgggcctttcgaagaaaatcggtcgaacgttgtccacaaaaccgccaaatcttcgtcgttcttgatctcaaaaggtgtgaacttaatgcctccctcgtcgttaagcgatcgcgagcggtactcgagcttgacaacctttcgattctcgggatagtgcaaaagcgtgttgagcgacggtatcaactccgcaaacggcgtgtcgcgcgagaagcgaaattggaacgacatcgggtagccggtttcaaagtagacgaatgctaggtgggggtaggtttgtgtcatttgtgttttgtggtgtggagaggatgaagaagagtgtgtatttatagacttattggagcattgatggcctaacaaaccttatcctgcctcaggggacatttcggaaatgaacttccgaaaataggaggcagactagcatatttcggaagttcatttccgaattatgcagaaacagacataaattttgcattttgttgattgcttagtgtgttgtctaaattgaacatatggaattgacattaaccataaattagacaagcaagtcataaaacataattatattataaatgtattgaatcggtccgattttacatgataaacaacaatacatataaaaaacgatccggaacaaactaaattcaccgaaccaatcggtggatcctaagtccaaaataggctcattcttcgaccgctctctattttgctcgcgctcttggctcatcatttcttcaaactccgccattcttgaaacaaaaggatccggccaagtctccgcctcatttgaacgatgtgcggtccattgacaacaagtagccggtattggacaccccggtttcaaaaacacttggacgaagtgccgcgatcgtagatacccgatgcatatgattcggcccaacgagtccaatggcggtcgactatgaagtggaaagaaagtctcacatagtccaaacctcgtcaaatcgacgcatacaatatcatatgcacttgctatgagatgacccatatcggggaatgacatccacttcgagaccggagcgataccggtaagtggtggaacaagtgaatcatgaatttttgcaaacttttcttgattttcatatagtcggccgtagatgtcccgatacgaagtcaactccgcaagaagttcccgtcggactaaagtgtgattattttcccctttaccgagcaaacccgcaacggctcgatatccacaattgccgtctcctccaacatcaacgatgttatcgatatatttgtgcataaaaagtggcatctcatcaatgtagacaatgggtgatttttttatcggtggtgtgcgaggtggcttcgaaatacgggcacctttgttaccactacccttggacttaggtgtctcatgaatttccggtaacgatgcatcaacatgttcaaagtaggaaggagaccgttttgttgatgtgtcatcttgtgtaattttggactttttcggtgcacctttagtcttaaccggttgagatggcggtttcaaatcggtggtctccggaaatgcgatctttcgcaattgttcttttatatgcatttttgttgtgtcgtccgctttagcaaacttctccaatatcacttccaactcgtcggagatggtgattttggagtcattttctttcggcgggtcaaaatcatcaaaacgaagtttcttccaatggtcggctacctcatccatgcgtatgggtgaattcaaattcttttttttttgcaagtatacaagcacatggtagaccgtatgtctttctaatcgtgcacccacataatgaactatccggccccgtcgtctccgaccgcttagcttcatgaaacaaaaaattcaaacccgttcgagatatgttgtaaatcaattgggagaatagaatttgccctttaaaccggtgttccataaccgtcttgctccgaccgaacgatgtctgaatttcattgtgttgattttcaagcatttggttcacggtgtcccatccccgacacaaatttcccttgctatcacccaaccacctcttgaagaccgcatgtgc is a window encoding:
- the LOC131637959 gene encoding uncharacterized protein LOC131637959 — encoded protein: MNIRGGGSSLKRRRVSSIITKGKAYIFIIQETKIKYFKDSFVKSFWNGSDIGFSFSNSNGVSGGLLTLWKGENLEVVNSFKGEGYLGIKVRWENLRYYVINVYSSCDMEKKKLLWDNLLRLKEIFKDGEWIIGGDFNAIKNVRERRGRAAVVNHNESRLFADFIHNSSLVDMSYKGKKYTWYSGDGKSMSRIDRFLISEEVMDRWEWNNMEVEGRGDFVLKEKLKLLKVKLKWWNVEVFGRYDLRVEEDVRNINMYDELLESRNEDMIKEVIKERRRINHIGPILSSRGILESVGEVKEEVFRHFKDKLKEEEIYRLVLDGIHFNNIIESDSALLESPFLEEEIKEAIWSCGGSKSPGPDGYSFLFFKRCWSFLKDDVVRFFKSFYEDGSLSKAVTSSFISLISKSLNRLSLDDYRPICLVGSMYKVVTKLLAGRLKRILGTIVSPCQSAFVPGRQMLEGVVVANEVVDFARKEGKDCLLFKVDFEKAYDKVNWNFLRYMFRKMGFGAKWRGWMEKLVFKSHMLILVNGSPTEDFEVGKWLRQGDPLSPFLFVLVAEGLTGLVRKSIEVGEFDFFSINRSCAVDILQFADDTLLVGKGNWKHVWAIKAALKAFELVSGLCINYHKSKLIGININSGFLEAASIVLSCKIEDSNFYFLGIPVGFNPRKAKTWEPLLSKMRNRLAGIWGSWTLKDCGSLLKISGVHQLRIQSRFHVKAIRVTTLKQRFSLEIEDYGKMPAKVAKEFTRLQSGFLWGEERRGDVFIGLLGGRFLIHNGFNTSFWDVKWLNGMVLKEEFPSLSEASCLKTVSVAAMGGWVDNKWIWGDCGISGYRLQDTSKAAEWGVFR